The genomic stretch AGAGCACTGGGTTAAAACACTGCTGTACTTTATTGCTTGAATACAGGGAAGTACCACAATAATCCACAGGTTCTTTCCATTCAAATTGCTATAGGGACACTGAGTGTGCAGTCCCTTAACGCTAATCAGAGAGGCTTGGTCGGGGAGGACCATTGATGAGAACAGGAAtgttctgacctgctgagtgtttctagcattatCTGGCTTTGTTCAAAGCAATAATACAGTTCAATTCCCACCACAAAGCTATAAATTTGAGCCTCAGCTCCAATTCCTTAATGGGGAGATTAAGCCATTGTCAAATGCTCCTGCAGAATAGACAGACCTCCCCGTAGAATGTGGGATCTCCTTTTCACCAGGGTGGTGGATTGGAGGAAGGGAAGAAAACTTGACTTAAAACCACTGGTGTCACTTGAGTTCACTGTGAGATGGACTGTGATATGATGCAGGAAAGAAGCAGCAAAACGTAAATTGTTTTTAGTTGTCTAATTGTGTAACTGTATTCTTATTGCTCCTTAGGGTTCCTTTGAGAAAGGAGGGTGGGGTGCTGCAATTGCAAACAGGCTTGTTAGGTAAGTTAAAATATCTGCATGTGATGTCTGTAAAGGTACTGTATGCCTTAATTAGTTGTGTTGGCAGTAGAATTGTTAATACAAAACTGCAGTTCTACCAAATTACAAGTTTGAAAAATCAGAAGTAAACAAAAAGAGATccgcaacgggatcttgataaattgggccagtgggccgatgaatggcagatggagtttaatttagataaatgtgaggtgatgcattttggtagatcgaatcgggccaggacctactccgttaatggtagggcgttggggagagttatagaacaaagagatctgggagtacagattcatagctccttgaaagtggagtcacaggtggatagggtggtgaagaaggcattcagcatgcttggtttcattggtcagaacattgaatgcaggagttgggatgtcttgttgaagttgtacagggcattggtgaggccacacttggagtactgtgtacagttctggtcaccctattatagaaaggatattattaaactagaaagagtgcagaaaagatttactaggatgctaccgggacttgatggtttgacttacagggagaggttagacagactgggacttttttccctggagagcaggaggttaaggggtgatcttatagaagtctataaaataatgaggggcatcgataaggtcgatagtcaaaatcttttcccaaaggtaggggagtctataacgagggggcatagatttaaggtgagaggggagagatacaaaagggtccagaggggcaattttttcactcaaagggtggtgagtgtctggaacgagctgccagaggcagtagtggaggcgggtacaattttgtcttttaaaaagcatttggacagttacatgggtaagatgggtatagagggatatgggccaagtgcaggcaattgggactagcttagtggtataaactgggcgacatggacatgttgggccgaagggcctgtttccatgttgtaacttctatgattctatgattctagaactcccctgctcttcttcaagatagtgccTGGGGATCTTTatatcctcctgagagggcagacggtgcctcggtttaacgtttcatctgaaagacagcacctccgacagtgcagcactccctcagtactcgattttgtgctcaagtctctggagtaggacttgaacccacagccttctgactctgaggcgagactgcgacccactgagccacagttaatACCTAAGAAGATTTTCCAGATCGTAGGACAAAATGAACACTGAGCAAATGGAAAAGAATAGATAGAATGGAGTTAACAGTTGGGGCAGAAAGAGTTGATGAAGAGAGAAGTCTTCAGTAAGTTTTTTGaaaacagggagggaggaggtaaggtggaagcagtttcagaaTGGAGGGGCACAGTAGCAGAAAGAGCAGCCATCTATAGTGGAGCAAAGAGGACAGGGAATGAGGAATACCGCAGTGTCAGAGGAGTGAAGGATGTGAGCATGGGTATAGGGCTGAAGGAAGTCTAAGTAGGATGAGACTTGGCTATGGAGGGACTTGAAGGGGGTGCTGAGGATCTTGAAATTGAtttgaagggtacggggagccaGTGGATCCTAGGATAAAGGTAAGGAGGAAGGCAGCGGCATTCTAAATCGAGTTTAGTTTGTGGAAGGTGGAAGTGGGGAGGTCGGGTAGGAGAGCATTAAAGCAGTCAAACCTCAAGATAATAAAGGTATGATTGTGGCAGTTGCTCCCAGCAAAATTGTAAGGTGTATTTCGAAGTATGAGTACGCAAGCAAAATAGATCCCGTCCTGAACGAAAGTGCATTGGGAATTCGTTGCCTTGTATATGATACAATTCCTGTTCTTATTTCATCAAACAAAATTGTAATTTCTTTTTCATAGGAAGTGCGACGTGCTGAACCGTGGTTTATCAGGATATAACACAAAATGGGCTCTAAGTGTTCTCCCAAAGATCATTACCCAACCTACAGACCAAGAGACCATTGCTGCTGTTACAGTCTTTTTTGGAGCAAATGACTCTGCTTTGAAAGGTAGGCATTGCACGCAGTACCTCTGCTCTCAGACTTCCGCCATTACAAGCTTTCAGCAAGTGTGTGCCCATTAGAACTATCCCAGTTACTCAGCTGGCATGAATGCTGCCTAGGCTGAAATGAGCCATAAGCAAGGTCCTGGGTTCGATTCCCAGgctgtgctgttagctgatctcagctgggtttgATAGTAGGggcttttcaattgacctccagtaCCTCTGGGTTGGGGAGGAGAAAATCATCTACggtgttcccattcctgattgctatccagtgactcctgcagcaatgtgtgAGTGCCTGCGTGTGTACGGTCGGTGAAGAAAGGATTGAGCTTCACTGCCGGCACCCATGGAACCATGAATCAGCTGATTCAGCTGGAGGTGGAAATTTTTTTCTTCTGTCTATTTTCTCCGctatcctcctcctcacctgatgGGGCTGAGAGACAGTTCCACGGCTGCtgcagtacttcacccaagtgaccattctttatgtgtgagcctagatagtgggTGGtcgacaggctatttgaccatgggggttggggagggggggactgtcacagtcagacccactcttgtcctcacctgacttccacacatgcacacttccagcaacaattgctggatagtgatcaagaccAGGTACCTTGATTTTTCTCTCCATAACCTAAAGATGTTGAGGCCCAGTTGTAAAAGCCCCTTCCACATTACTGGCAGGGGATCAGCTTTCTCAGCACAGACTTggaattgaatctgggaccttccagCATCAGCTAGTCACTGGATACAACCACTAAGACCATGTGGGATGCTGACTTTTTTTCTTCAAACTATGCATATATTATAAATAGTTGGATTACACACaggtaattttttccttttccacaCCCTAAGCCATTAAATTGAGCATTAATGACcacaaaactaaaaaaaaagtggATCGAGTTTAAAGGTTTTTCACTGCTCTGAGAAGAGTATTGATGAAGAGCTGGTCGATCACCATCTACTTCGTAATAGTTGTTGGCAAAAGGATGTTGGACTGTTTTCTCACACCTCCTAATGACTAGTTGTGAAGAAGTTTTGGCACAGGCCTAGGAACAGATTGTCAAAGAGGACTGAAAGGGAGAAGAAAATAGTTGATTTAAAAAGTGGTGAATTATTAAAACCAAACCTATTCCAGATTCTTAAAATTCATCAACCTGAAGGCAGCGAAGAAAATGAAGATAATTTAtcagattttaaaatattttgtgaAGAAGTGGTAACAAACTAGTGCCAGTTTAGTAAAAGCTCTAATCTTCACAAAAAGTTGCATTAAAGTGAAGCAAAGATATTCTTTTATTTTTGAAAGACAGAATGATGGAGTTAATTGCATCAGGGGCAGTTTTCCTAGAACTTCATTGTATGACTTGTACTCTGCAGGTTTATCATCTCCCAGACCACAATGTATAACTTGTCCTTTTTGGTTTGTGACTAGATGTGAACCCAGTACAGCATGTTCCTCTCGACGAgtatgctgaaaatctgaaatgtaTAATCCAACACCTGAAATCTATAGGCGTTTGTGAAGAAACGGTGATCCTGATAACACCCCCTCCTCTGGATGAGTCAGCCTGGGGAGAAGCATGCATTGCCAAGGGTAATGGAAACACCTTCTCACaaacaatcaaaaaaaaacactgcagtTAATAAGTTGTGAGTCATTAGAATCTGTAATTATTTGAGCACAACAGGAATCTTCTGTGATTGTTAGTGGATAGAGAGCAAGGCAGATGAGCTATCAGTCTCCTGAGGCACGCTGCCACCTTGGTGTCCTCATTCCATTTTGGATTAAGTTTTGAAGACTGTAATATGAGAAAATATATTGTtttttcactttaaaaaaatatttaatttttgtggTAAATTCCTTTCCAATTGTGTTGTGTTACAGAAACTAAGATAAGTTAAAGCATAGAATGTGAATAGCAATTTTGGAAATTATGTatgatgaaaacatttcttcgctctttctctctctctttttctgtctctctctctctcttccaatccCTTTCCCTCCCACCAATATTCCTTTTTAGGTTCTCCTCAAATAGGTCTCTATCAATGCTGCTTCTAAAATGGCTGTCATTAGGAGCTGGGCTTGACTCTCCTTCCCACCTTCTCTTGGAGAGAGTTCTTTGCTATATCTCTCAGATATTTCAGCTGAAACCAGGAACTCTTCATAgagtcacagaatcttacagcacagaaggagagtcCGACTCTCTTGCCCTtttctcatagccctgcaattttttcctttccaagtatatatctaattcctttttgaaagttactgttgaatctgtttccaacaccctttcaggcagtgcgttccaaatcataacaactcactgcgtaaaaatattcctcctcatctccccccaggttcttttgccaattatcttaaatctgtgtcctctggttatcaacccttctgccactggaaacagtttctccctatctactctatcaaatcccttcataattttgaacacctctattaaatcgccccttaatcATCTCTGCTCCAATGAGAgcatataatcaaggctgacacctcagtgcagtactgagtattcggatgagccattaaaccgaggccccgtctgccctcccaggtggaagtaaaagatcctacagcaacatttgaagaagagcaagggagttctccccggtgtcctggccaatatttatccctcaaccaatatcactaaaaccgattatctggtcattatctcattgatgttggtgggagcttgctgtgtgcaaattggctgcctaatttcctacattacaacagtgactacacttcaaatgtatttaattggctgtaaagcactttgggatgtcctgaggtcattatataaatgcaaatcctttctttctttttcttaacACAGACTATGCCATGACTACAGTTTTGAAATTGACAAAATTCTATCCTTGGAAGGTACGGCAAAAAGAAACGTAACTGAGGCTTAGGAGAGGCCATAACACATTTGGATAAATATTGAGAGAGCCTTGTGTTGCCTTTATTTTTGAGTTTTAATTCAGCACGGCTAAAAAGTATCCGTTTGTATGAGTCACAATGTACCCAGTTTAGAGCAGTTGATACTGCAGACACGATTCTGCCTGTTCTGAGTATGGTGGCAATAAGTGTAGTGCAGATAATACCAAAGTAACCTCAAGGCTACCATGGCCAGATCAGAAACTTGCTGCGGAACACACACCCTATATTTTTGCTGCATTTGCATTGTTTTTTTCCCGGATACACAAATGCAAgcacaccaacaaaaacaattATGCAATCtctttccacttttttttttcattctcactCCATCCTTAACTTTAGTTTCTCACTCCTCTGAATCCCCGCACAAGCTGATTACAATTGACCAGTCGGAATTATGTGGCTGAAATTCCCCTACTGGTGCAATTGTGGTTTTTATACCCAATGCTGGCACAAACCACGCCAGGAAACAGTGCACTTAGTGCACCAAAATTTCCCCCTCCAGCTTGTTTGAATAATTATTTATAACTGGAAATGCATTTTTTCCCCTCGTGCAGGGAGCAAGCCCAATGAACAAGTGGCATTTCTAGCCAGTAAGtccaaattaaagggatgtgtgcaTTTAAAGGTAAGTACCTACATATGGGGTCAAATATTTCTCCCACCCATTATCAAACTTTGAATCAATTTCAGATATTTGTCAACCTTGGTCAAGGCTGATGTTTTAATTGGATAGTCCGGTGATGAAGGTTAGAATACTGGagtctggtcttcagttgcttcaaagcctttattcagagagatcccattacacaccctcctataaatggatacaagagagtccctgattgatacccaccacctgaatacaattaacactaattgatagaaatcacatggatacaattaacagctattggggaggggaagagatgtCCAGACtaaatgaagtgaaaggaaatCCAGTGGGCAAGTGAAGCAGCAGCACAGCACCCCCTACCCCTCCGTTTGATGGGTGTGCAGCTGCATGAAGTGGGTGCAAGAAAGGTTGGCCAATTTGGTATTTATGGGCACTGTTCCAAGAGGTCGCCAATGCAGCAGATGGTAAGTCAGCTCAACACTGTGTACACTACGTGTGGGACTTAGGAACAGATGGAGAGGAAGACAGGACATTTAAAGGAATCAGGCAAGGATACAGCATCCAACAGTATCATGTATTTTGATAAAGATTGCTTCCCACAAAGTGTTGCCTGTTCCATGTGTACCCCTCACCAATGTCAAGCCCTCATGCAACCTTACAGCTCATTCTTTATATCTCTAACGTAGAGCCATACCTCAAAAAGGGACAGCTTCATGATGTAATGTAGAATTGTAAACTTACTACACTTTCAACTTTCACGACCATAACACGTTAAAAATTTTTTCTATCAGCCTGGCTGAATGATGCACAAATACTTACTGACACCCAGCTTGTCGTGCAGATCACTGTACTTGTGCTCTTTCAATTTTCAACCTCTCAAGATCACTTTTCTGTTGGTACAACTAGATTGCACTTTGAGAGTTTACTAATTGCCCACTAAgcaaaacctctccccctctccagattCCCCCCAGCCCTGATCCCACATCCTTCCCTAGTTTCtcgcctatctcccctcatgttctttccgagctcatcttgtccttgAGACTCACCCCCTtctcccctgtccccattcccactaaactgctgaccatccaatttctcttcctggccccaatATGAGTTGTCATTGTAaattgttccttctcctcagctactgtctccctccctttctaAACAGCCTCCCAAAGCTGTGTCCACATTCTCCTTCGAGCTACTCTTTTGGTCCTACTCTCACCTTTGTCtgaaaactgatgcaaaatatttattaagCATCTTTGCCATTTCCTCGCTTATATTCAATACATCTCTAAGTGgtcccaccctttctttgactatccttttgcaTCATTTGTACTTATAAAAAGCTTTGCTATTTCGCTTTACGTTGGTCAGTCTTCTTTCATACTCCCTAATCTCTCTCTTTCGTTCCTCCTATCTTTTATaattctcattattttctcctgtATTATCCTCCCTATATTTATCATATGCCTTTTTTTAAATCATATTTTT from Heptranchias perlo isolate sHepPer1 chromosome 5, sHepPer1.hap1, whole genome shotgun sequence encodes the following:
- the iah1 gene encoding isoamyl acetate-hydrolyzing esterase 1 homolog isoform X2 produces the protein MSGRGLVWPRVVLLGDSITQGSFEKGGWGAAIANRLVRKCDVLNRGLSGYNTKWALSVLPKIITQPTDQETIAAVTVFFGANDSALKDVNPVQHVPLDEYAENLKCIIQHLKSIGVCEETVILITPPPLDESAWGEACIAKGGKLDRCNSVTKQYAGACVKVATECGTDVLDLWTLMQMENRVIRSIKESWMT
- the iah1 gene encoding isoamyl acetate-hydrolyzing esterase 1 homolog isoform X1: MSGRGLVWPRVVLLGDSITQGSFEKGGWGAAIANRLVRKCDVLNRGLSGYNTKWALSVLPKIITQPTDQETIAAVTVFFGANDSALKDVNPVQHVPLDEYAENLKCIIQHLKSIGVCEETVILITPPPLDESAWGEACIAKGGKLDRCNSVTKQYAGACVKVATECGTDVLDLWTLMQMENRDFSSYLLDGLHLSEEGNKFLETHLWPLLEKKEERMPIILPHWRNIDHLNPEASLLV